Genomic DNA from Diorhabda carinulata isolate Delta chromosome 10, icDioCari1.1, whole genome shotgun sequence:
ATTAATAtaggtatttttttctttaacgtAGGCAATTTGTTATACGCATTTACTATTagtgtatataataaattgacaGATTTTGTATTTAccctgtttttattttgattttagtaaaGTTACTATCAAATTTACTGGAAATGGAGTGGTAGATTGGTTATTGAACGCAATGACTGCCGTTGTGGATAGTTTTTTGGGTCAAGTTATAGTGAACGTATTGGCGAAATTGATAAGAGGAAGTCTCAGAGAATTTTGCgataaaattaatgaagatATCGCTAATATACTTAATCATTAAGAAAAAGTTGCTAACggttattataaattttgagtaaatatatttgaagaagcgttaatttgagtttatcttcaatttcaatcaaattttgtgAATGACAAAGCATTAGAGGGTCAGTATACATATTAATAAGTATCATCATCagttttttcactttcacaTAAAAGTAATGATTGATTCTGATTATAATAGACGTTGCTAAGTGTAAATATCGATTAAATAAGATGTCTTTAACACAACTCCCGAAAAAGTTCTCTCTAGAACTAATTATTTCTGTAATACAGGAAATAGTAGATCAATTGATCATTTTGAGTACGGTAAATCGATGGCCAGATGGAATAATCTACGATTTTCAGTATAAATCAGTAAAAGAAAGATTCGGTGAAGAAAATCGAAGTCAACTGAATAGTTTACctgaagaaaatttcaattatataacgGCGATTGTTACGAAATTGTTGGAAGaattaaaagttgaaaaaagctttgaaaaattttcatatattataaaagtattgaaaaaattaaaaaccgaTGAAGAAGATTTACTTAAAGAGACTAAACATAAAGAAAATGAAgttaaaatacttaaaaaattcaTCGATAACGAACAAATTGTTTATATCGATAAGATTATGGAATGTATGGCTGATATAGGGGTGATTAAAGATCAAATTGAGGTGAGTTTTATCATCCAGATATTAAATACTCATAACCTTTATGGGTTTGCTTAATTCAGTATCAAAATACCTTTCGAATGAGGTATTACGTGATCCACAATTCAATCCGCATCTGTATATACgagagtttttttattaaatcgtaaacttttcaaataaccctcgtatatatgtGGTATTATTAATCGCTTTTCAGAATACTCAAATCGAGAACGAGATcaaatcgaattacatcaagTGTTACCAAAAATCCAAAtacgaaatgaaaattttggaattgaACCAATGGATAGAAGAAGAAAACGGAAAAATAGATAgaacgaaattaaaaataaatcaagacaTTCGTGTGAATAGAGAAATACAAGCAGCAACGAAGGAAATGACTGaagtaaaaatattcatatgaaaatgtttcaatatGCATTTTCATTTACGAGATATAGTACTACAAAGTTACTTAATATGTTTATAGGAACTGGAGAGTAAAATTGAGGAATGGAAAGctaaatataacgaaaaattgaaagaaatgaacgaaaaattgaatatactcaacgaaaaatataataaacaattggAAATTATCAGGAATTTTGAAGAATTAGTAAGTAGATAACAACAAATTATCTATAattaacctcgtatatttattttagCATTCAAAACGCCAAAAAGAAATAAACGACTATAAACAGTATAAAATCGAGAAGGAAATATTGAGAATTGAGAAAGAGAAGAGGAACAAAGCGGCTACGAAAATAGAGGCTTGGTGGCGAGGGGTTATGGTGAGAAAAGGCTTCGGAAAATATCGAAAGAAgaaggaaaagaaaggaaagaAGAAGAGTACAGATAAAAGAGAAAACAAGTGAAGATATAGATactataattcaatttaatacaCTATTAATCTGtgcaattatttatattattctcTACTCGTATAGGCAactaattatacatttttcctATTATTGTATACAACCAGTTATATAGTTCCCATAAATATAGACAACcaataacacaattttattatttacttatgCAACTCATTACACGTTCACATATACGTATAGGCAACTACTTATACTTTTCCCCTTTTAGCGTATGCAACCATTTATACACTTTTTCATTAATAGACTCAAAAAATTAgggaaaatgaaacaaattcaacatcaaatcatattttttaattaaataaatcaaaacggaacatttcttattcatatttcaactaatttttctacaaaaattagATTTCTACACTTTTTCTGATATTAGTGCCATTTCCTCCAAAATATTCGCAATTTTTCAACACTTCCTCGAAATTCGAATGTTTATGCACCATAAAGTAACCCTGCACTTGAGCCGGACTGATATTATCGTTATATTTCGCTAATTTCTCAGCAAAAACTTTCGCTTGACTTGGAGCCTCCGCACCATCGTAAAACCTAAGAAACATCTTCTCGATTTGACTAATCGAACACCAACCGATATACTCCTGTACGTCTACCCTACCCGGTCTAATCAGAGCCGGATCCAATCtataaatcacaaaaaatccccgtataaaaccaaaaaaaatcaaccGAGAAGACCGGAAAGCACAAAACTCACCGTTCTCTATAATTCGTCGTCATAAAAACGATCCTAGCTTCTGTACTAGCCACGCCGTCCAAACAATTCAATAACCCGCTAAAAGTGATCCTGTTTAATCCCTCATAAGCCGCTTTCTGTCGCGGGGTATCCTCCCTGGAAACGAACGCGGCATCGATGTCTTCCAATAAAATGATACTCTGTTGAGGCGCGACGCTCAGAAGATGATTCAATCGGTCATCAGATAAACTCCTTTCAGATAAATTCAATATACAAATGGAAAAACCCAATTCACCAGCTAATGCGGTTATATAAGATGATTTACCGCACCCTGGTGGTCCGTAAAGGAGATAAcctaatagaaaaattttataaaaacaaatcgtTAAATTAGAATCAAGTATTACCGCGTCTATATGGTATTCCTCGGTCTATATACCACCCCGGGTTCGATATAAACTCCCGGCAATCGTTTAAGACCCTTTCACTTATTCCTTCATCTAAAATAACTGAAGAAATCGGTCGTTTTCGTCTAGGATGCCCTAAAGGTCTCCATTCGCTTCCCATTGCGTTGTACATAATCGTTTTACCTTCGTGCTTTTCCAACGCCATCGTTCGtgctatatataaatataaactactacttttcatttaaaaaactatGTAATTACTAACCTTCttctaatatatcaaaaaacatttgtttattCTGTCCTAAAGCCGTTAATTGTACCGTTTCCCAAGGCGTCCCCATATGTAAATCTAAAGCGTGCTGTTCCCTAGTTCTTTCCACCCGTATCCACGTTCTACCATATCTGAagcaattattttctttttgtaacaaaataactAATTCACGAATTCACTTCATACCGGAAAAAATGCGTTCCTATGCTCGGTATGAAATCGTATTTAGTTTTTATGAGTCCGCTGTCTTTTTGTTCGAAACTAGTTTCGACGCTTAAATGTTGAGTTTGTCGTGCACCTTTAGTCGTCATCCATTGTAATAACCACTGATACGATTTGTCTCTGCAAGGCACTTCAAGTGTGATCATGTAATGTCTACGAAATAGGACTAAAGAAGCTTGGAAACCTTTTCTTAAGACCGCTGCCGCGGCGCCGACGCCGAATAAACCGAAACCCGCGCCGAAATACGGGTTATCTGATAGCGTGGATAAATATTCGGTTAAAggcattatttattatatcaaaaaacatacgaaaactaatttataaatataaaattgagatAACTTAACCTTATTTTGAAGTAACATGTCAATTCATAACTGACATATGTCATTGAGAATAATAAACTTGTTTTTCGAAGCATACATTACTATGACGtcattaatgttaataaaattataaagttcatcgtattttcatgaatattataaaaacttctGAATTCTTTGAttaatctaataataaaataatcaaagtttCACGATATTTTCACTTCAAATATTATTAGTTTAATATATTGATCTAATAATTACTTTATTATCCTAATAACacgaataataatttccaatcaaattttCACGACAAAATTTATTCTCTTCGCTTAGCTGCTCATTAGAATATGCCTAGCATAATAATTTGTgctaaataatgaatttctatcctttgaatatctattttcaagaATTCTCCGTCGTTAATtagtagattattttttttataagaaaacttacgtaaactgatttatatatatagaatcGAATATATAACTTAAccttattttgcttattttgaaattacgtgttaattgaaaaatgacatATTTCATAAACAATAAAAGTGTTTTTCGTAACATATATCAAACATAACATATTAATGacgtaattaataataataaaattataaaagtcatcgaattttcataaatatcctTGAAATTACTGAATTAATTCTTCAatctaataattattgtattattcttaaaacaaaattatcaaattttcgcGATACGTAAATTTCATTCCATTCATTTAGCTGTTCATTAAAATATGCCTAACATACCTAAATAATGAATTTGCTAATGAATCTTTTGTCCtctaaatatctatttttaagaATCCTCCGTCGTTAATaaggaaatgattttttttaacatacagaaactattttttaataatcaattactgtgggaatataaaaacaatattattaatcaaattatatatacacGGTGGATCATATagagttattttttaataatataatgaattaaataGTATGGaatgttatatataaaaaaatattaatatatatacagggtgtctcattTGTTTTTCACGTAATATCGATCTAGATACGTTGAAATAAATAAGACAAAGTGACCTATAATATTTTCCcacaatatctcaaaaataatgaCGTGGGAATCCCGCATACGACTTGAAATTGAAcctttaatattttatagtatctTACTTATAAGTACCCCTCAGACGCGTGCTTTATACCCATATGAACGCTCTTAAAAGTCACCCCTCAGAATTAACCTTGACTAAATCAGAAACGTACTCGCTCATTCGGTAATGACggtatgaaaaaatcatttttctatataaatagaGCCTGTTAGTTCATTATTACATCTTGTATGTGTAACACGACGTTTCGACATTTAAATAACTCACATAACTTCATATTTGCTGGTTTTTTACAAGAAACGAcaagttttaaaattgaatatataaaatacctCCCTGTATGTACAAAAATCGATTCGACACCCTATTAAAATCATCATAGTGGCATATGGTGGTCATGGTGGTAGTAAAGTTATAATTTAGTCACTTCATTCCATATCTAAATTGAATATCAGTGGATCTGTCGCAATTTCaacaatggaatttttttttacaattaggGGATGATAATAAAATGTACTTGTACcgtatttatgttaatttattatagGAAGTAATGAGGGTTTGATAAGTTTACTCAAATGAATGCTAATAGTTTTATAATAtcgataaaattgaatatactaaaacctaacctaacaaattttactataaattacaaatcaccttgtatataaacaacgttaatatttatctaataaaaattgttgCATGGTGTGTGgttaattgttcaaaataacgGTATTTCGTAGTAGGAAAGAAGAATTGAGGAGTGggtcgaaaataaaaaaaaattctcgtcCGCGGCGAATATGTGATGATTGCGTGTCCCGCATAAATGACACCATTGGACATGTGACCCCTACACCATCAATTGAGCGAGTTAAAACTAAATTGATTCTAATGGGGTCTTAATTGAACCTAATTGTCGAGATGATACAGTTCTGCAACAAGTGTATAgatgaaacttttatttttatacttttatctATACAGTACGTAGAATTTTTTCTTGCAATACAAGTTTTATTCGTTACGAAATTAAAAGATGGCGGTGTAACGTCACGTGTGATGACGTGgtgtataaatttttagttaattttactTTGTAGTTAAATTTTGGTTATATAAGtacaattttagaaaataatttcgaaatttttcgaTTAAAATTACACTTTAGTAAcgaaaataatgtaaatgatTCCTGTGTTGTTATTATATGACAAATGACGTGACCTAACTTCAGGGCGTTGACCAAATATAATACACTACATATacgcttttaatttttttttattcacattctaattatttatttgagtacaaaaaattacaacaagGTCATTTCAATAGACggatgaatatttaaaaataataagtataataaaaccTGTTTTATCGACTggttaaagttataaaataaacgTCTACCACATATACGTTAACACGTTCACTGCCGACTTGAAACACGTTAaccttttttttggtttataagtttttcatttattttcgtTGTACTACGGTGTTAGCTACGATCCTAATAGGTTATTATGTTACGAGgggcaaaaaaaaattaattaccttggcatttatttttaaaataagagaGGATATATTTCATAGGCTCCCAGGTgcacaaattttgataaataacatcaaaaatatgagagaaagtaataatataatgacTATATACAGTGCGTTATGTTAAATCTGccataatactaataataataatcgataTTATATACGTATATACCCAGAAAAAAATACACatacactaaaaaaaatgtagtaggtcctagaagtacctggcataacaaagaaaacacgaaaattttggaaaaaattaatttcgatatactttttataataagaatttgaCCAACGAGCTATTTTTTCGAatctaggaacagaaaataatcagagggggctaaatctggcgaatattGTGCAACTccaactttaattcattaattttggtcattgtgTGAGCTGGTGAATTATCTTGGTGATAAACTTGgtagtttttgcttgatttcttcgctcaaacgttgcaataaatttGCATATTACACGTCGTtgatttttcaagatattcaatggaaattataccaaaaaaaccgacgccatgatgTTGCCTGCAGACGGAACAGTCTTTGTCTTCTTCGGAGCTgattcttccttttcagtcaaTTATTTTGGTCGTTGTTTCGTTATTTTGTTTAGGGtttgaagtgatggacccacgtttcatccatggttacaAAATGACGcaaaaattctttgaaacgTTGCCAAACACTCGTTGGAAACATTTCCACGACGCTGATTTTGTTTCAAACTGAGCAAACGATTTTTTTGGTCTAAATTTGAGTTAATATGCAATGTACGGTATTTTTTGGAATGCCTAATTTGTCTGCTAGATCGCGAACTTTCAATCAACGATCATCCATGggttttcttcaatatttctggtcGACCACTGGGTTGCTGGTCTTCTCAAttcgtacggtctcgtttaaACGATGCTAACCTATATTTTACTGTAGATAACCGACGAAAaatctcacccagagtagaaagATTCAATATTCCCGTATGACAATTTTGGTGGATCCAAGGAACCGTTTTTTTCTTCGTTAGAAGTTCAAAATGTCACTTATCCAACGAAACAAACACAGTTAATTAATCCCTCAGTGGGATCGacaaatttcaacaatatttaaCCGTTTTGGGGGCCTGATTAGCCAATCAATAATCAGACGAATACAAACTTGAAAAATGATGTTCATTGACTATCTGGAAAAACTTGGAATTtcgttttccataaaaaaaatcGAGTGGGATACAAAAACGattcagttcacgtctggtatcctaTTTAAACCAAACCTCCTTACAGACAGGTACAGGAAGATCAATCAAAATTGCtggcaattgatattgaaagaactcTATCTGTAAAAGGCTCAAATAGCAcccgttctgagtacgttcacaaatgtcaaatgtcaaactttatgatagtaatgtcagatttgacatattcatatcagtgttgccaaaacttaAGTATAAAATGGGAATTGGACTGAATAAATTGGGACTTGaacaaaaacgaattttctCCAAAACCCTTTGACCGATTTTAAgattcttctttttatattatagcTTAATTCATCAGGAAATTAATCATTTTGATTTCGTTCTCAGTTACgtcgttttttattatatacagagatgaataaaaataatgttcaagAATGAATAAGCTTTCATTTCGAACACCCTGTAAACTGAATCGTGCatagaaaagaatttttatgaACATAACAATGTTGCCATAAATTGGGACGTgaacaaaatctcattttctcCAAAACCCTT
This window encodes:
- the LOC130898533 gene encoding dynein regulatory complex protein 9-like translates to MSLTQLPKKFSLELIISVIQEIVDQLIILSTVNRWPDGIIYDFQYKSVKERFGEENRSQLNSLPEENFNYITAIVTKLLEELKVEKSFEKFSYIIKVLKKLKTDEEDLLKETKHKENEVKILKKFIDNEQIVYIDKIMECMADIGVIKDQIENTQIENEIKSNYIKCYQKSKYEMKILELNQWIEEENGKIDRTKLKINQDIRVNREIQAATKEMTEELESKIEEWKAKYNEKLKEMNEKLNILNEKYNKQLEIIRNFEELHSKRQKEINDYKQYKIEKEILRIEKEKRNKAATKIEAWWRGVMVRKGFGKYRKKKEKKGKKKSTDKRENK
- the LOC130898503 gene encoding mitochondrial chaperone BCS1, whose product is MPLTEYLSTLSDNPYFGAGFGLFGVGAAAAVLRKGFQASLVLFRRHYMITLEVPCRDKSYQWLLQWMTTKGARQTQHLSVETSFEQKDSGLIKTKYDFIPSIGTHFFRYGRTWIRVERTREQHALDLHMGTPWETVQLTALGQNKQMFFDILEEARTMALEKHEGKTIMYNAMGSEWRPLGHPRRKRPISSVILDEGISERVLNDCREFISNPGWYIDRGIPYRRGYLLYGPPGCGKSSYITALAGELGFSICILNLSERSLSDDRLNHLLSVAPQQSIILLEDIDAAFVSREDTPRQKAAYEGLNRITFSGLLNCLDGVASTEARIVFMTTNYRERLDPALIRPGRVDVQEYIGWCSISQIEKMFLRFYDGAEAPSQAKVFAEKLAKYNDNISPAQVQGYFMVHKHSNFEEVLKNCEYFGGNGTNIRKSVEI